From one Nycticebus coucang isolate mNycCou1 chromosome 14, mNycCou1.pri, whole genome shotgun sequence genomic stretch:
- the LOC128566059 gene encoding olfactory receptor 4S2 codes for MEKINNVTEFIFWGLSQSPEVEEVCLVVFSSLYTVILLGNLLIMLTVCTGNLSKSPMYFFLSYLSFVDICYSSVTAPKMIVDLLAKNKTISYVGCMLQLFGVHFFGCTEIFILTVMAYDRYVAICKPLHYMRIMDRERCNKMLLGTWVGGFLHSIIQVALVVQLPFCGPNEIDHYFCDIHPVLKLACTDTYVVGIVVTANSGTIALGSFMILLISYTVILVSLKKQSAEGRRKALSTCGSHIAVVIIFFGPCTFMYMRPDTTFSEDKMVAVFYTIITPMLNPLIYTLRNSEVKNAMKKLWRRNVFLGAYGK; via the coding sequence atggaaaaaataaacaatgtaacTGAATTCATTTTCTGGGGCCTTTCCCAGAGCCCCGAGGTTGAGGAAGTGTGTTTGGTGGTGTTCTCATCTCTCTACACAGTCATCCTGCTGGGAAATCTCCTCATCATGCTGACAGTTTGCACAGGCAACCTTAGCAAGTCACCGATGTATTTCTTTCTCAGCTACTTGTCTTTTGTGGACATTTGTTACTCTTCGGTCACAGCACCCAAGATGATTGTTGACCTGTTAGCAAAGAACAAAACTATCTCCTATGTAGGGTGCATGTTGCAACTCTTTGGGGTCCATTTCTTTGGTTGCACTGAGATTTTCATCCTTACTGTAATGGCTTATGACCGTTATGTGGCTATCTGTAAACCCCTGCATTATATGAGAATCATGGACCGGGAGAGATGTAATAAAATGTTACTGGGGACATGGGTAGGTGGGTTCTTACACTCCATTATTCAAGTGGCTCTGGTAGTGCAATTGCCTTTTTGTGGGCCCAATGAAATAGATCACTACTTTTGTGATATCCACCCTGTGCTGAAACTTGCCTGCACAGACACGTATGTTGTTGGCATTGTTGTGACAGCCAACAGTGGCACCATTGCCCTGGGGAGCTTTATGATCTTGCTCATCTCCTATACCGTTATCTTGGTGTCCCTGAAAAAGCAGTCAGCAGAAGGCAGACGCAAAGCCCTCTCCACCTGTGGCTCGCACATTGCCGTGGTCATTATCTTTTTCGGCCCATGTACTTTTATGTACATGCGTCCTGATACTACCTTTTCAGAGGATAAGATGGTGGCTGTATTTTACACCATTATCACCCCCATGTTAAATCCTCTGATTTATACACTGAGAAATTCAGAAGtaaagaatgcaatgaaaaaaCTGTGGAGAAGAAATGTTTTCTTGGGGGCTTATGGGAAATGA